From Sulfurovum xiamenensis, a single genomic window includes:
- a CDS encoding multiheme c-type cytochrome produces the protein MFGKKAAYFLIVLSGLMLIGCGGGSSSDSPSSLPDDNTTFPDVVLHNDSFTTTHFSGSQNCAQCHNGITDANGTDVSIVKAWQGTMMANAATDPLWKAKVATEVKEHPEYKEIIEGKCSRCHTPMANVEATYNSDTVSLLGDGFLNHDNEYYDAAMQGVSCTLCHQIENTPELGTTEGFTGGFVIDTNNTGTDRKIYGPFMNPRTGPMQNSVQFTPEYSPHMNESKLCASCHSLETPVIATDGTITDETFPEQAAYTEWEYSDFNGTQSCQDCHMPKAEGSVVISTRGNNLEQRAPFFQHKFLGANTYMLEILKKNRVKLGVLADEARFNESITDTREFLKAAADVNITQWNFENGLLNFDVQITNHSGHKFPTGFPSRRAWLHVTVKNSADQIVFESGAINSEGQITGVVYDTATNTYEPHYDKITDPSQVQIYETILEDTDDNMTYILLHALHYFKDNRILPRGLDKNDVNLPETINPHGNAETDNNFIGGSDTVEYEIALPADNYTITAKLHYQTLSYGFAQDLYKNTQLPEVALMKALDARTTNRYETISTDTVSIVP, from the coding sequence ATGTTTGGTAAAAAGGCAGCATATTTTCTTATAGTTTTAAGCGGTCTAATGCTTATAGGCTGTGGTGGTGGATCCAGTAGTGACAGCCCTTCATCTCTGCCTGATGATAATACCACTTTCCCTGATGTTGTTCTACATAATGATTCTTTTACCACAACACACTTTAGCGGTTCACAGAATTGTGCACAGTGTCATAACGGTATAACTGATGCCAATGGTACAGATGTCTCTATCGTCAAAGCATGGCAAGGTACAATGATGGCCAATGCAGCGACCGATCCGCTATGGAAGGCAAAAGTGGCCACCGAGGTCAAAGAACATCCTGAGTATAAAGAAATTATCGAAGGAAAATGTAGCCGATGCCACACCCCTATGGCCAATGTAGAAGCTACATATAATAGTGATACGGTTTCACTTTTAGGCGATGGGTTCTTGAATCATGATAACGAGTATTACGATGCTGCGATGCAGGGGGTCAGCTGTACACTCTGTCATCAAATAGAAAACACACCTGAACTGGGTACGACTGAAGGCTTTACCGGTGGCTTTGTTATAGATACAAATAATACAGGTACTGATCGTAAGATCTATGGCCCATTTATGAATCCTAGAACTGGACCTATGCAGAATAGTGTCCAATTTACACCAGAATATAGTCCCCATATGAATGAATCCAAGCTCTGTGCCAGCTGCCATAGCCTCGAGACTCCCGTCATTGCTACAGATGGAACGATCACTGATGAGACTTTCCCAGAACAAGCTGCTTATACCGAATGGGAGTACAGTGACTTCAATGGAACACAAAGCTGTCAAGACTGCCACATGCCAAAAGCTGAAGGTAGTGTGGTCATTTCTACAAGAGGCAATAATTTAGAACAAAGAGCCCCATTCTTTCAACACAAGTTCCTTGGTGCCAACACCTATATGCTTGAAATCCTCAAGAAAAACCGTGTTAAACTAGGGGTTTTGGCAGATGAAGCAAGATTTAATGAGAGTATTACTGATACCAGAGAGTTTCTTAAGGCCGCAGCTGATGTCAATATCACACAATGGAACTTTGAGAATGGTCTGCTCAATTTTGATGTTCAGATCACAAACCACAGTGGGCACAAGTTCCCGACAGGTTTTCCATCACGCCGTGCCTGGCTTCATGTGACAGTAAAAAACAGTGCCGATCAGATTGTGTTTGAATCAGGTGCTATTAACAGTGAAGGTCAGATTACTGGTGTGGTATACGACACAGCAACCAATACCTATGAACCCCACTATGATAAGATCACTGATCCTTCACAGGTGCAGATCTATGAAACGATTTTAGAGGATACAGACGATAATATGACTTATATACTGTTACATGCACTGCATTATTTTAAAGACAACCGTATCTTGCCAAGGGGACTTGATAAAAATGATGTAAATTTACCTGAAACTATCAATCCACATGGTAATGCGGAAACGGACAATAACTTTATAGGAGGAAGTGATACTGTAGAATATGAGATAGCACTACCGGCAGATAATTATACGATCACTGCCAAATTACATTATCAGACACTCTCTTATGGTTTTGCTCAAGATCTGTACAAAAATACTCAATTGCCTGAAGTCGCTCTGATGAAAGCACTTGATGCCAGAACAACAAATAGATATGAGACTATCTCAACGGATACCGTATCTATAGTCCCATAA
- a CDS encoding DUF6172 family protein, translated as MKKIFKLTDEKKHEDRVLEAVKHEIRKYVKREKKKKLDDAQNTYWDFDCKIGTTSDTAKVVAYDALIKELDTVKANGATECYLEILAKVVQKPTKETDLEEDSAE; from the coding sequence ATGAAAAAAATATTCAAATTGACAGATGAGAAAAAACATGAAGACCGTGTACTTGAAGCAGTCAAACATGAGATACGCAAGTATGTAAAACGTGAAAAGAAAAAGAAACTTGATGATGCACAGAACACCTACTGGGACTTTGATTGTAAAATAGGTACAACTTCTGATACTGCAAAAGTCGTAGCGTATGATGCACTGATCAAAGAACTTGATACAGTAAAAGCAAATGGTGCCACAGAGTGCTATCTTGAGATACTTGCCAAAGTGGTTCAAAAACCAACAAAAGAAACTGATTTAGAAGAAGATTCAGCCGAATAA
- a CDS encoding type IV pilus twitching motility protein PilT → MSLTQNIKERLDSWLNMLIEANGADLHIKSNSQIHARIKSDIVLLSNEKLDAKTIESIVKMLTGDAYEKFMETKEFDGAYALDENYRFRINISMNLSGFALAFRLIPSYIKTIEELNLPTALHKLTHLRRGLVLVTGTTGSGKSTTLSSVIEEINKIYPRHIITIEDPIEYVHNDSKSIVEQRELGLHTNSFSAALRAAMREDPDIIVVGEMRDMATAESILQAVNTGHLVFTTVHTLDARETVDRIIAIFPNEEQNRVRETLAATLEAVVSQRLIQGISGNMIPAVELMFKSPQIQELIRNKRDHEIPDALEKERTSFDSISFNRALFDLTLAEKITEEQAYQYASSAADLKLMFTVSTEYEEKFHPETIGDAPLLKEE, encoded by the coding sequence ATGTCTTTAACACAAAATATAAAAGAGAGATTGGATTCTTGGCTAAATATGCTAATTGAAGCCAATGGCGCTGACCTGCATATTAAATCAAATAGCCAAATTCATGCACGTATAAAAAGTGACATCGTTCTTTTATCTAATGAGAAATTGGATGCAAAGACCATTGAATCCATTGTTAAGATGTTAACGGGTGATGCTTATGAAAAATTTATGGAAACTAAAGAATTTGATGGTGCCTATGCACTTGATGAAAACTACCGTTTCCGTATCAACATTTCTATGAACCTTAGTGGTTTTGCACTAGCCTTCCGTCTTATACCTTCCTATATTAAAACTATAGAAGAGCTGAACCTCCCGACAGCCTTACACAAGCTCACTCATCTCAGACGTGGTCTTGTTCTGGTCACAGGTACGACAGGAAGCGGTAAATCCACAACCCTTTCAAGTGTTATAGAAGAGATCAATAAAATATATCCACGTCATATCATCACCATTGAGGACCCTATAGAGTATGTACATAATGATTCAAAATCAATCGTAGAACAACGTGAACTAGGATTACATACAAATAGTTTTTCTGCTGCTTTACGTGCAGCAATGCGTGAGGACCCGGATATTATTGTAGTTGGTGAAATGCGTGATATGGCAACAGCTGAAAGTATTTTACAAGCTGTTAATACAGGACACCTTGTCTTTACTACGGTTCATACATTAGATGCCAGAGAAACCGTTGACCGTATTATCGCTATTTTCCCTAATGAAGAGCAAAATCGTGTACGTGAAACACTTGCCGCAACCTTAGAAGCCGTTGTTTCTCAACGTCTAATACAAGGTATTTCAGGAAATATGATCCCTGCCGTAGAGCTGATGTTTAAAAGTCCTCAAATCCAAGAACTGATTCGAAATAAACGTGATCATGAAATCCCGGATGCTCTTGAAAAAGAACGTACCAGTTTTGATTCCATTTCCTTTAATCGTGCACTTTTTGATCTCACATTGGCAGAGAAAATCACTGAGGAACAGGCATACCAGTATGCAAGCAGCGCAGCTGATCTTAAATTAATGTTCACGGTCAGTACAGAGTATGAAGAGAAGTTCCACCCTGAGACCATCGGTGATGCCCCCCTGCTCAAAGAGGAGTGA
- a CDS encoding entericidin EcnAB, whose translation MKKITIIALLMSLGMIMSGCSKTWNGIKQDTGEAWDASKKAVHKATA comes from the coding sequence ATGAAAAAAATCACTATAATAGCACTCTTGATGAGCTTAGGTATGATCATGTCAGGATGCTCAAAAACGTGGAATGGTATTAAGCAAGATACAGGGGAAGCCTGGGATGCGTCTAAAAAGGCAGTGCACAAGGCAACTGCCTAG